AGATAAACCGGCTGCCCGTTGATTCGAGCTACGACCCCGTCTTCCACCATAGGGGAAGAACACCCTGATCCGGCCAATACAACGGCCAGGGCAAGAAGAAAAGGGATTGAAAATGGGGTGATGCGCATGAAACTCATGAAGGCAAAGAGTGCGGTGACATCGCCAGATGGGAAAATTCGACAACAGCTTGACGCAAATGGGTACAATTAGCCGCCTTGTCGGCAAAGCGCAACTCCACTCGATTCGGGGGCAGGAATCGAACGCGGTCCTGGCGTTGCATCACCCAGGGCACGATGGACTGAAGAACATTCTGATCCGCGGAGTCGGACCAGGCTACGACCACTCTGCCCGGCGTCAGATCCGCCCTTGCCGCTTTGAGCGCCGACAAAAGCCGCTTCAGCTTGACCACTTCCACAAACGTCTCCAACTCCTCGGGAAAATTACCGAACCGGTCCCTGATTTCGCTTTCCACTTCCTGCGCCGCTTCATCCGTGGCCGCAGAGGACAAGGCCTTGTAGAAGTGCAGCCGATCCCGGGATTCAGGAATGTAATTCTCGGGAATATGGGCCGGAAACGAAACATTCATTTCCGTTTGCCGGTCGTCCCGAGGCGCCTCGCCCTTGAGACGGCTGACTTCGTTCTCCAACATTTCCAGGAACAGTTCCAGGCCGACCTTGGATATGGTTCCGGACTGGGATTCCCCGAGAATATTACCAGCGCCGCGCAGCCGCAGGTCTTCCATGGCCACGAAGAAACCGGCACCCAGATAGTCCATGTCCAGAATGACCTGCAAACGCTTGCGGGTGGATTCCGGCAACGCATCCAGCTTGTTGACCACGAAATAGGCGTAGGCCTGGCGCTCGCTGCGTCCCACCCGGCCCCGCAACTGATAGAGCTGGCCCAGACCGAACATCTGGGCCTGATCCACAATCAGCGTATTCGCCCTGGGAAAATCAAGGCCGGACTCGATGATCGCCGTGCAGACCAGGATATCCAGTTCACCGTGCCAGAACTGATGCATGCATTTCTCAAGCGCAGTAGGGGTCATCTGACCGTGGGCCCGTCCGATCCTGGCTTCCGGAGCCAGGGAACGGACGTACTCTTCAACCTGATCCAGGCCCTGCACCCGGTTGTGCACCCAGAAGACCTGTCCGCCCCGCTCCAGTTCCTGCGCCAGGGCCTGCCGGAGCATGTCCGCGTTACGCTCCAGCAGGTAAGTCTGCACCGGCTTGCGGTCCACAGGTGGAGTTTCAATGACGCTCAGGGAGCGGATCCCGGATAGGGAAAGCTGCAAGGTCCGGGGGATGGGCGTGGCCGTGAGCGTCAAAACATCGACGTTCTTGCGCAGTTTTTTCAATTTCTCCTTGTGCTTAACCCCGAATCGCTGTTCCTCGTCCAGGATCAACAAGCCCAGGTTCGGCAGGTTCACGTCGTCGGAAATCAGGCGATGCGTCCCAATCAGGATGTCCACCCGGCCGCGGGCCGCGGCTTCCAGAACCTGTTTCTGGCGGGGCTTGGGCACAAAACGGCTGAGCATGGCCACCTGCACGGGAAAGTGTTCCATGCGCATCCGGAAATTCTGGTAGTGCTGTTCCGCCAGGACCGTGGTCGGGCAGAGCAGGGCCACCTGCTTGCCGTCCATGACCGCACGGAATGCGGACCGCATGGCCACTTCGGTCTTGCCGAAGCCCACATCCCCGCAAACCAGGCGATCCATGGGCTGGGGCAGATCCATGTCCGTGAACACGTCGTCAATGGCCCTGGACTGGTCCGGCGTTTCCTCGAACCCGAAGGAAGCTTCAAAGTCCCGGTACATCTCGTTCATGGGGCTGTAGGCATAGCCCTTGGCAATGCGCCGGTAGGCATAGATTTCCACGAGGTCCTGGGCAATCTTTTCAATGGCCTTGCGCGCCCGCTCCTTGGTCTTGGTCCACTGCCCGCCGCCCAGCCGGTCCAGAACCGGAGAATTTCCTTCCGGACCTTTATAGCGCTGCACGAGGTTCAAGCGGTCCACTGGCAGGTACAGCTTGTCTTCCCCAGCATACTCCACCAGCAGGTAGTCATTGGCCGCGTCGCCAATCCGCACCCGGTGCAGCCCGCCGAACCGTCCCAGGCCGTAATCCCGGTGCACCAACAGATCGCCCGTGGTCAACTCGTCAAAGGAATCCAGCCCGGCGAATCCCTTCTTGCGCAACTGCCTGGCCGGACCTTTTTTCTCATCCGGCTGCAACACGTCCTCGGCCAGGATCAACATGCCGTTCCACTCCAGGTCCATGCCGGTCCGCAACGGAGAGCGTATCAGCGAGATCTCTTTGCCGTCCGTGGAGAATTCCTGGTTGAAGGCAATACCTTCCTCATCCAGCCGCTTGCCGAAACGGGCTCGGGAATGGTCGGAATGAAAGGAGATGAGCACCTGGGGCCGCTCCTCCCGCCATGTGCGCAGGGACTGCATCAGGGTGCTCCAGGGCCGCTGGCGGGCGTCGGGTCTCCAGAACAGGTCCTGGAATGAGGCGTGATTTTTTTCCGGGAGGTCGACACCTTGTTTATCCACGCCGATCAGCAGATCCTCAAAGATGATCTGCCGCCGGTTGTGCCAGGCCAGCCTGGCCGAGGAAGCCGGTTGGATCAGGCTGGACCGCAGCCAGCGACTGTCCGCCTCGCAATTGTTCTGCCGAGCCACGTCTTCGAGATGGGTCTGCCAGGCCCATTCCCC
This genomic stretch from Desulfonatronum thiosulfatophilum harbors:
- the mfd gene encoding transcription-repair coupling factor, which translates into the protein MYLTKDIQDFLRGRQEALYVHKSGPATQAYLAEALLNRGINVVLVLPDSRHMPDMQALVRLFSRDEEELFWKRRWFSLPAYPPEDPLQADAEAWSQRWLALFALHNASRPFGLITGVENFLPKWPPRDVVENSFLHLSQGEELSPDVILEQLVTWGYRRSSMVADVGEMARRGDILDVFPPGYDAPLRMEFFGENLESMRLFEPLRQRSIRDIPDAIILPVAPALLADQIRDKAHACWQRLDATGEVTSRGHAGLQQALERGDGFLAPGIYYDKYSTLNQWVPENTVFLLCGSSQLRPRLEEGEWAWQTHLEDVARQNNCEADSRWLRSSLIQPASSARLAWHNRRQIIFEDLLIGVDKQGVDLPEKNHASFQDLFWRPDARQRPWSTLMQSLRTWREERPQVLISFHSDHSRARFGKRLDEEGIAFNQEFSTDGKEISLIRSPLRTGMDLEWNGMLILAEDVLQPDEKKGPARQLRKKGFAGLDSFDELTTGDLLVHRDYGLGRFGGLHRVRIGDAANDYLLVEYAGEDKLYLPVDRLNLVQRYKGPEGNSPVLDRLGGGQWTKTKERARKAIEKIAQDLVEIYAYRRIAKGYAYSPMNEMYRDFEASFGFEETPDQSRAIDDVFTDMDLPQPMDRLVCGDVGFGKTEVAMRSAFRAVMDGKQVALLCPTTVLAEQHYQNFRMRMEHFPVQVAMLSRFVPKPRQKQVLEAAARGRVDILIGTHRLISDDVNLPNLGLLILDEEQRFGVKHKEKLKKLRKNVDVLTLTATPIPRTLQLSLSGIRSLSVIETPPVDRKPVQTYLLERNADMLRQALAQELERGGQVFWVHNRVQGLDQVEEYVRSLAPEARIGRAHGQMTPTALEKCMHQFWHGELDILVCTAIIESGLDFPRANTLIVDQAQMFGLGQLYQLRGRVGRSERQAYAYFVVNKLDALPESTRKRLQVILDMDYLGAGFFVAMEDLRLRGAGNILGESQSGTISKVGLELFLEMLENEVSRLKGEAPRDDRQTEMNVSFPAHIPENYIPESRDRLHFYKALSSAATDEAAQEVESEIRDRFGNFPEELETFVEVVKLKRLLSALKAARADLTPGRVVVAWSDSADQNVLQSIVPWVMQRQDRVRFLPPNRVELRFADKAANCTHLRQAVVEFSHLAMSPHSLPS